ACTTACATATCCAAGCCGTATAACAGTAATTGATAAAGAGTGGAGATAGCCGTAACTATTTGTTGTTGCGGTGTTTCCAGAGTGATTTAAGACGTAAAGCTATTTCGGCTTCTTTACCAATTTCTGTGGCATTGTAATAAATTTTGGGCTTTAGCGAATCCGGGAAATATTTTTCTTCAACAAAATGTCCTTCAAAATCATGAGGGTACTTGTAGTCTTTGCCGTACCCTTCAGATTTCATGAACTTAGTCGGAGCGTTTCTCAGTTTCATCGGCACAGTTGTGTCAATTCCATTGCGAATGTCGCCCATAACTTGGTTAATTGCAAGGTATGAAGCATTGGATTTGGGTGCCGAAGCAAGGTAAGTTACTCCTTGAGCCAAATTAATGCTACATTCGGGCATTCCAATGAAAGTTACAGCTTGGAAAACCGATACAGCTACCGACAATGCCATTGGGTCGGCATTGCCAATATCCTCGCTTGCAAATACTACCATTCGTCGAGCGATAAATTTCGGGTCTTCGCCGGATTCGAGCATTTTTGCCATCCAAAATAATGCAGCATCAGGGTCCGAGCCACGCATAGATTTGATAAATGCAGAGATTGTGTCGTAGTGGGATTCGCCCGATTTATCGTAAAGTGGAACTTTACTTTGGATTACTTTTTCGATTACACTTCTGTCAATTACTACATCAGTTTCGGATTCGGTTGCAACAAAAGCGACTGCCGATTCCAAAATATTCAGTGCCGTTCTCGCATCCGAACCTGATGGAATTAGAATCGCTTCCCAATCTGCAATCGTAATATTGAATTTTGAAAATGCCGCATCTTCGGTGATAGCTTTAGTAATCAATTCCTTCAGGTGCGTATCTTGTAAAGGCGATAATTTATAGACTCGGCAACGGCTGAGTAGGGCTGAATTTACTTCAAATGATGGATTTTCTGTCGTCGCACCAATCAAAACTAAGATGCCACGCTCCACTGCATGAAGCAAGGCATCCTGCTGTGACTTGTTGAATCTGTGAATTTCATCTATAAATAATATAGTCCGAATGCCGCGAGACCTATTGGCTTGTGCGGAGTTGATGATTTCTCGTAACTCTTTTACTCCGGCTTCTACTGCGGAAATTCGCAAAAATCTGTAGTCACTTTCGGAAGCAATTGCGTATGCAAGAGTCGTTTTCCCGACTCCGGGAGGTCCCCAGAATATGATTGACTGAATGTTCCCCGATTTGACCATACGAGTAATCGCACCGTCAGCGGCGAGTAGATGCTCTTGACCAATAATATCGGTTAATGCTTTGGGTCTCATGCGCTCAGCAAGCGGAACAGAAACGCTGTCGCTTAATGATTCCGCCGATGCAAAGAGTTCATCCATTTTTGTTGGTTTATTTTATTCGGTCTTATTTCAACCGAATGATGAATAAGACTGTGGTTCTCGCTCTCGAGCTTGTCGGGATGCCACTCTCATAAATCTGATGAAGTAAACGATGGCAAATATCACAATCGCAATGGTTAATAGCCTTCCGAAATTGAATGTTGGCGGATAAACGTCAACTGTGCCGTCCTCGTTTTCTACGTAATTAGGTCGTGTGTAAAAGAACGCCGGAGCAGTCATCCACCAAGCCATATTGCCCAACATGTAACCTGTCATCAATGAGCTCGAAAATCCACCATAA
This Candidatus Kapaibacterium sp. DNA region includes the following protein-coding sequences:
- a CDS encoding replication-associated recombination protein A → MDELFASAESLSDSVSVPLAERMRPKALTDIIGQEHLLAADGAITRMVKSGNIQSIIFWGPPGVGKTTLAYAIASESDYRFLRISAVEAGVKELREIINSAQANRSRGIRTILFIDEIHRFNKSQQDALLHAVERGILVLIGATTENPSFEVNSALLSRCRVYKLSPLQDTHLKELITKAITEDAAFSKFNITIADWEAILIPSGSDARTALNILESAVAFVATESETDVVIDRSVIEKVIQSKVPLYDKSGESHYDTISAFIKSMRGSDPDAALFWMAKMLESGEDPKFIARRMVVFASEDIGNADPMALSVAVSVFQAVTFIGMPECSINLAQGVTYLASAPKSNASYLAINQVMGDIRNGIDTTVPMKLRNAPTKFMKSEGYGKDYKYPHDFEGHFVEEKYFPDSLKPKIYYNATEIGKEAEIALRLKSLWKHRNNK